One Spea bombifrons isolate aSpeBom1 chromosome 1, aSpeBom1.2.pri, whole genome shotgun sequence DNA window includes the following coding sequences:
- the ENC1 gene encoding ectoderm-neural cortex protein 1 isoform X2: MSVSLHENRKSRASSGSMNIYLFHKSSYADSVLTHLNLLRQQCLFTDVLLLAGNRSFPCHRAVLAACSRYFEAMFSGGLKESQANEVNFHSAIHPEVLELLLDYAYSSRVIINEENAESLLEAGDMLEFQDIRDACAEFLEKNLHPSNCLGMLLLSDAHQCTKLYELSWRMCLANFQTICKTEDFLQLPKELVIQLLSNEELETEDERMVYESAMNWINYDLNKRHCYLSELLQTVRLALLPAIYLMENVAMEELIIKQKKSKELVEEAIRCKLKILQNDGVVTSLCAKPRKTGHALFLLGGQTFMCDKLYLVDQKAKEIIPKADIPSPRKEFSACAIGCKVYITGGRGSENGVSKDVWVYDTLHEEWSKAAPMLVARFGHGSAELKHCLYVVGGHTAATGCLPASPSVSLKQVEQYDPATNKWTMVAPLREGVSNAAVVSAKLKLFAFGGTSVSHDKLPKVQCYDPSENRWSVPATCPQPWRYTAAAVLGTQIFIMGGDTEFSACSAYKFNSETYQWTKAGDVTAKRMSCHAVASGNKLFVVGGYFGIQRCKTLDCYDPTLDVWNSITTVPYSLIPTAFVSTWKHLPS, from the coding sequence ATGTCCGTCAGTTTACATGAAAACCGGAAGTCTAGAGCCAGCTCTGGCTCTATGAACATATACCTGTTTCACAAGTCTTCATATGCTGACAGTGTCCTTACCCACCTTAACCTACTACGACAGCAATGTCTCTTCACAGATGTCCTACTGCTGGCGGGAAACAGATCTTTCCCTTGCCACCGGGCCGTCCTTGCAGCTTGCAGCCGCTACTTTGAAGCCATGTTTAGTGGTGGCCTTAAGGAAAGTCAAGCCAATGAGGTGAACTTTCACAGTGCTATCCACCCAGAAGTACTAGAACTGCTCTTGGATTATGCCTATTCTTCAAGAGTCATCATTAATGAAGAAAATGCAGAGTCCCTTCTAGAAGCTGGGGATATGTTAGAGTTTCAGGACATCAGAGATGCATGTGCTGAGTTTTTAGAGAAGAACCTTCACCCATCCAACTGTTTGGGCATGCTGCTACTTTCGGATGCCCACCAGTGCACTAAACTGTATGAACTGTCTTGGAGAATGTGTCTGGCCAACTTCCAGACCATCTGCAAAACAGAAGACTTTCTCCAGCTCCCTAAAGAACTAGTAATACAACTGTTGTCTAATGAAGAGCTGGAAACAGAAGATGAGAGAATGGTCTATGAGTCTGCAATGAACTGGATTAACTACGACCTAAATAAGCGACATTGTTACTTATCTGAATTGCTGCAAACTGTACGATTGGCTCTGCTTCCTGCCATTTATCTCATGGAAAATGTGGCCATGGAAGAGcttattattaaacagaaaaaaagcaaagagtTGGTAGAAGAAGCCATCCGATGCAAgttaaaaatattgcaaaatgatGGAGTAGTCACCAGCTTGTGCGCTAAGCCGCGTAAAACTGGACATGCACTGTTTCTCCTTGGTGGGCAGACTTTTATGTGTGACAAGCTATACCTTGTAGACCAAAAAGCAAAAGAGATCATCCCCAAAGCAGATATCCCAAGTCCTCGCAAAGAATTCAGCGCTTGTGCAATTGGCTGTAAAGTCTACATCACTGGTGGCCGAGGCTCGGAGAATGGAGTTTCTAAGGATGTTTGGGTCTATGATACACTCCACGAGGAGTGGTCAAAGGCTGCTCCTATGCTTGTTGCGCGATTTGGTCACGGCTCTGCTGAATTGAAGCACTGTTTGTATGTTGTAGGTGGACACACAGCAGCCACTGGCTGCCTTCCCGCCTCTCCTTCTGTGTCATTGAAACAAGTTGAACAGTATGATCCAGCTACCAATAAATGGACTATGGTTGCTCCTCTACGTGAAGGTGTGAGCAATGCAGCAGTGGTCAGTGCAAAACTTAAATTGTTTGCTTTTGGGGGTACTAGTGTTAGCCACGATAAATTACCCAAAGTTCAGTGTTACGATCCTTCAGAGAACCGATGGTCAGTACCAGCCACTTGCCCGCAGCCGTGGCGCTACACTGCAGCAGCTGTTCTAGGAACCCAAATTTTTATTATGGGTGGAGATACTGAGTTCTCAGCCTGTTCAGCATATAAATTTAACAGTGAAACTTATCAGTGGACTAAGGCTGGAGATGTGACGGCCAAACGAATGAGCTGTCACGCTGTTGCATCTGGCAATAAACTGTTTGTTGTTGGTGGCTATTTTGGGATCCAGAGATGCAAAACATTGGACTGTTATGACCCAACCCTGGAtgtatggaacagcataactACCGTACCTTATTCACTAATCCCCACAGCATTTGTCAGCACATGGAAGCATCTGCCTTCTTAA
- the ENC1 gene encoding ectoderm-neural cortex protein 1 isoform X1, translating into MIPRVKKMSVSLHENRKSRASSGSMNIYLFHKSSYADSVLTHLNLLRQQCLFTDVLLLAGNRSFPCHRAVLAACSRYFEAMFSGGLKESQANEVNFHSAIHPEVLELLLDYAYSSRVIINEENAESLLEAGDMLEFQDIRDACAEFLEKNLHPSNCLGMLLLSDAHQCTKLYELSWRMCLANFQTICKTEDFLQLPKELVIQLLSNEELETEDERMVYESAMNWINYDLNKRHCYLSELLQTVRLALLPAIYLMENVAMEELIIKQKKSKELVEEAIRCKLKILQNDGVVTSLCAKPRKTGHALFLLGGQTFMCDKLYLVDQKAKEIIPKADIPSPRKEFSACAIGCKVYITGGRGSENGVSKDVWVYDTLHEEWSKAAPMLVARFGHGSAELKHCLYVVGGHTAATGCLPASPSVSLKQVEQYDPATNKWTMVAPLREGVSNAAVVSAKLKLFAFGGTSVSHDKLPKVQCYDPSENRWSVPATCPQPWRYTAAAVLGTQIFIMGGDTEFSACSAYKFNSETYQWTKAGDVTAKRMSCHAVASGNKLFVVGGYFGIQRCKTLDCYDPTLDVWNSITTVPYSLIPTAFVSTWKHLPS; encoded by the exons ATGATACCCA GAGTGAAGAAAATGTCCGTCAGTTTACATGAAAACCGGAAGTCTAGAGCCAGCTCTGGCTCTATGAACATATACCTGTTTCACAAGTCTTCATATGCTGACAGTGTCCTTACCCACCTTAACCTACTACGACAGCAATGTCTCTTCACAGATGTCCTACTGCTGGCGGGAAACAGATCTTTCCCTTGCCACCGGGCCGTCCTTGCAGCTTGCAGCCGCTACTTTGAAGCCATGTTTAGTGGTGGCCTTAAGGAAAGTCAAGCCAATGAGGTGAACTTTCACAGTGCTATCCACCCAGAAGTACTAGAACTGCTCTTGGATTATGCCTATTCTTCAAGAGTCATCATTAATGAAGAAAATGCAGAGTCCCTTCTAGAAGCTGGGGATATGTTAGAGTTTCAGGACATCAGAGATGCATGTGCTGAGTTTTTAGAGAAGAACCTTCACCCATCCAACTGTTTGGGCATGCTGCTACTTTCGGATGCCCACCAGTGCACTAAACTGTATGAACTGTCTTGGAGAATGTGTCTGGCCAACTTCCAGACCATCTGCAAAACAGAAGACTTTCTCCAGCTCCCTAAAGAACTAGTAATACAACTGTTGTCTAATGAAGAGCTGGAAACAGAAGATGAGAGAATGGTCTATGAGTCTGCAATGAACTGGATTAACTACGACCTAAATAAGCGACATTGTTACTTATCTGAATTGCTGCAAACTGTACGATTGGCTCTGCTTCCTGCCATTTATCTCATGGAAAATGTGGCCATGGAAGAGcttattattaaacagaaaaaaagcaaagagtTGGTAGAAGAAGCCATCCGATGCAAgttaaaaatattgcaaaatgatGGAGTAGTCACCAGCTTGTGCGCTAAGCCGCGTAAAACTGGACATGCACTGTTTCTCCTTGGTGGGCAGACTTTTATGTGTGACAAGCTATACCTTGTAGACCAAAAAGCAAAAGAGATCATCCCCAAAGCAGATATCCCAAGTCCTCGCAAAGAATTCAGCGCTTGTGCAATTGGCTGTAAAGTCTACATCACTGGTGGCCGAGGCTCGGAGAATGGAGTTTCTAAGGATGTTTGGGTCTATGATACACTCCACGAGGAGTGGTCAAAGGCTGCTCCTATGCTTGTTGCGCGATTTGGTCACGGCTCTGCTGAATTGAAGCACTGTTTGTATGTTGTAGGTGGACACACAGCAGCCACTGGCTGCCTTCCCGCCTCTCCTTCTGTGTCATTGAAACAAGTTGAACAGTATGATCCAGCTACCAATAAATGGACTATGGTTGCTCCTCTACGTGAAGGTGTGAGCAATGCAGCAGTGGTCAGTGCAAAACTTAAATTGTTTGCTTTTGGGGGTACTAGTGTTAGCCACGATAAATTACCCAAAGTTCAGTGTTACGATCCTTCAGAGAACCGATGGTCAGTACCAGCCACTTGCCCGCAGCCGTGGCGCTACACTGCAGCAGCTGTTCTAGGAACCCAAATTTTTATTATGGGTGGAGATACTGAGTTCTCAGCCTGTTCAGCATATAAATTTAACAGTGAAACTTATCAGTGGACTAAGGCTGGAGATGTGACGGCCAAACGAATGAGCTGTCACGCTGTTGCATCTGGCAATAAACTGTTTGTTGTTGGTGGCTATTTTGGGATCCAGAGATGCAAAACATTGGACTGTTATGACCCAACCCTGGAtgtatggaacagcataactACCGTACCTTATTCACTAATCCCCACAGCATTTGTCAGCACATGGAAGCATCTGCCTTCTTAA